TTACAAGCAAAGTCATTTGTTTTATCGCATTTAGATAAACAAAACTCTGTGTGTGGGTTTatcaattttgaattgtttatcTTAACTCTTGACTCGGATGTACGGTTTAAAGCGACCTTCAACCCAACCAAAGTTGAAAGTTCGTTTCGAACGTTTCGCTAATCAGTTTAATGTTATCCTGCAGCCTTTGAACTCTCATCAATTAAGTGCGGCGATGGCCTCTGGCCTCTTTGCGCAGCATTGGCATTTAAATGGAATTATGATGAATGTGCCCCGACAGCGTTTGCGCTTCAGttcacaacacacacgcatacacacacacacacacacacacacacacacatacaatgaGTTCCGCATTCAACATCCGCTTTAAGTGAATGCTCGGGATCGGGATAATAACAGCACATTCTTTAGCAAATATATGTGGGCATACTCACACAAACTCGCATTCTGATTCGtcagcattttaattacactCACTGTGATTACACATACCAAGCGAGCCGAGGGCAGGTGTCGATGGTCAGGCTGCTCGTTCGCTGGGGCGGCCAACCACCCAACAAGCCACCCAACCATTTCCACCACCCACCCTTTAATCAGAATCGAATGCCTTCTTATCGCCAACAGGCTCCATATGCTCTTCTCactttgtggttgttgctgttgttgctgtctgcCTGAAAAGTCCCCTATGCCTCAATCAATTCCTCCTCCCAATCTcccacgcactcacacacatacacacacacgtgcacaCGTCACGACGTCAgcacaattaaaattgttatgagctgtaaaatttcttaattttgatGAATTTATATGACCAGGCAACAGCAAGTTCATTCTATAGcatcaacaataaatataacaaaaggCCCAACAACTCGGAACATATGCAAATGTAATGCACATACACATGTCTACACACACTCTCGGTCCTGCATTTATAAtccacatgcatacatatatccaCATTATCATACGTGATCTATACGTTAGCTCGTTTAAgtatattgttgtatttttatatacactGAAATTTTCACTgcctttttggcatttttaaaatgtaattaacgGGGTAATTTTGAAGCGCGTTTCCTATCTTAGAAAGAGTAGTATGTGTAAAGTGAAGACACTTGCAACATGAgaagaaaatttttaaatatgaatcgTCTAGTATTTCAGTACTAAAAGTGGGGAACggaatttatattgtttatctAAGGGCGATTCTCAATAACCACCTACAATTACATAGCTGatcatttacataaataatccAGAGCAGTTTAATATAAACctcaatttttgtttggtttttgtttttgtacaaAACTATTCTATAATATGATAAGAAATTTATTAGTATCCAATTACCAACCGTAGCAGCACATTTCAACGGTTAACAGtcaatttatgatttaaattgtagcatactttcgtGCGCATGGAATAATACTGAAGTCAACAGTTCACTGCATACTtttgatctgaaaaccaaaTCAGCAGTAATTAAAAGTGTAGCATATTTTTACATACAGAACTTAATATGTGATGCATAAATAATGATTGCATATTCTTAGACACCACCATTAGAAGTTCAATACTActatttgttgcatacttttagtccacgataaatgcaaaatggttgaaaaatgaattgcatacttttatatattttgtaataatatgtGTGAAATGCACGATAATTTGAGAACTACAAAGACGATTTTAATGACCCTTGGCAGAACTCCCAAGGATCAGACAGAATTTGAAAGAGATATATGCTATTTTCAGAATACAAaactttttcttattaaaaatgtgttttttactCCCCAGAATTATTCATAAATGCAAGCTACTTCAACTTAATGAAAATCAGTCATAATTTGGCCATATCCTGCCGGATTTGTAAAGAACATATATTATAAGGATCGCAAGGACTaactctatcgattggcataCCAAAATTATGGGGTTAATTAATAATCTAACACTTCAAATTTTTTGCTCCGGGGTCAAGGGGAAAAtctaaaatttgcaaattgcaggATATCTCAAGAACCACAAGAACGatttgaatgtcctttggtAGATTAATTGGTAtcatcaatatattttgtttgacaTAGGACACGCAAGGATCGGGCAGGATACGGCCGAGATATAGGCTATTTTTTCGATAttaaaaagtccttgtaattTACATGTTTGCAGGACTTTCGTCCTGTTCGGTATACTAATTGGTTTCTATTGATGAGAGCTATCTTTATGCCAAAGGGCATCCTGATTGTCCTTCAAATGGCTGAGATAAAGTGGGTTTTTGGAGTTTCTGCTAATTTTTCCATACCTACCCCTTGCAAAAATTTGAGgttcttttttttgacagATTTCCAAAAGCCTTGAATGCCAATCTATAGTCATGGTTACCCTGATTACAAAAAGGTATATCCTTTccagatccttaaggatttggcTGAGTTATGGCTAAAACACAAATATCGTATAAACATTATTCGTATATGCATATTGCCTACTTTCAGGGGCAGCAATACAAAGTATAAAAGCTAAAAGATAATTAGTCTTAACTTTGCCATATCCTTGCACATTTTTAAGAGACTTATTTTGCTAGGGTTGCCAACACTTATTATTTGTTCTCGATGCTAACCCTGCAAGTATCATAAATTTCTGGTTAATTCGACAACCAGAAGGAAGATTTGAGTATCAGGGATATTGAATTGGCTCAAGGGTAAAGATTACCTTTTCTAAATACTTACCTCAGCAAATTctttgtttcattttcttttttcgaaaagtttgtttattgtttttacctcatttttgtctttttaataatattatttcaaattttacttatatcctttcttttatttttattatacagCATCCGtgttaatttagtattttcagcATAGTAgtcttaatttatttctttccccatatacatatatctctACCTCTGAAAAAAGATTAGTCAacgatttgttgttgccttttggaCTTTATGGACGCACAATTTGCATTGCTAAAgccattaaaaatttataattgcaaaataatggGGCGAAAAGCAGCCAAGGCAGCATTTACCGTAAAATGTAACTAAAAATTTGAGACACGGAGCAAAAGTTTGCCGGcggttaatttaaaaacttgaTGCCAAAAGTTGCCTCCTCAAAAGGGCGAACGAAGTGGCAGCAGCGAAgcttacataaatttatatgcttAATGTTGCTGTTTGACTGACATacatttttcttgttcttggttttttcttttttccaatTTGCAGAGCACGAGAAGCTGAGAAGAAAAGAGCATAGGAGCATAACCGAGCCGACAtccaacaacgacaacaaaaactaaaaaaaaacaactactcAACCTGAGAAAAATGTCAGCAAACTTAGTACAAAAGAAATCAAACAGaaatagaaacagaaaaaCGAAACTGAGCAGCAACTACGAGAAGCAGGAaaaggaggcggaggaggagcaacagcaacagctacagcagcaacagcaacagcagacggAAAGGAAGCTAACAAGAACGAGTCCAACACATATTGCGACCATATCGCTGATGCTGCAATACGATATCGATAATACGCTGAATGCGCTCAAGGAGCACACGCATTCAAAGACGCGGCAACGCAATGCGCTAATGGATCTGGCAAcaaacaaccacagcaacagcagcaacagccacaataacaattgtaatcacaacaaagACGAGGATAACAATCTCGAGGAGATGCCATCACAAACTCCAATCTCAGCGGGCAGCCCCAGTGTCGAGGAGGAACTTGAAATGGAGGACATTGTCACGGGCAAAACCTGCGTCGGTGTCAGCAATGGGTTTATGCCGCCCACGCCGCCAGCCACGCCCAATTTGCAGAACACGGCGCAAAAACGTTGGCGCATACTGGCCAAAGTGCTGCGCAAAGATTCCGAGGAAACGGTGAGCTCCTCCAGCGATGAATTTAGCGAGGAGCAAACGGCATCGGTGCGACGTTTCAAGAGCTTTGATCTGTTGCGTCAAGACAGCTTCGAGGATCATGTGAGCCTCAAGTGTTTGGGGAAGACGGAGAATTGGTACAAGTATCGCATGCAGCTGCACAACGACATCGAGTACTCGGTGAACATTCACCACATGGAACGCCAGCTGACTGCCAACGATCTCATGGGTTTCAACAACACGGGCAACATTTGCGTCTGGCCCTCGGAGGAAGCTCTCACCGCTCTGGTGCTGTCCGATCTGGCGGCGTATCGCGGCAAATGGATCTTGGAGCTGGGCGGTGGCTTCACCTCGTTGGCCGGCCTCATGTTGGCCAAGTATGCCAAACCCTATGCGGTGCATCTGACGGATGGCAATGAGGTGAGCGTGGAGAATGTCCGCAAGACTGTGTGCCTCAACGAGCTAAGTTGCTACACCAAATGCTCGGTGCTCAAGTGGCAGGAATCCGCAGCTCGTGCCCACGCCGAGCAGGACAAGTTCGAGTACATCTTGTGTGCGGATTGTCTGTTCTTCGACGAGGCTCGCTCCGCGCTGGTCGATACCATCTGGTATTATTTGGCACCCCATGGCATTGCGCTCATCATGGCGCCGCGCCGTGGTCGCACGTTGAATGTGTTCCGGGATGAGTGTGTGGCACGTGGCTTCCGCGTTGAGTTGGCCACGCGCTACAACGAGACCATCTGGCAACGGCATCTGCAGCTCAAGACGGACTCGGCGCTCTACGATGAGGATCTGCACTATCCGCTGCTCTTGCGTCTCTGCAAATCGCACAGCTAGAGCGATGAAGAGGAAAGGGGTGCGGGgctacttaaaaaaaaacaaacacgagGTACAATTAATGCAATGTCAGCTGTTGGGCCAGCTGGCCTTAGAAGTAGGTTCAATTAAAGTTTAGTCAATGTTTTAGTTGATAGCAAGCAAATTCCAGTTTACacctaaaatatataaacctAGAAAAGCTAACTGAAAGAGGCCCCccaaattaatgcaaaatatttattataaaatatttaagtgcaGGCCTGCAAAGAATTCCTCCCGCAAAATGtagcaacaattttaaaaattgaaaacttttaattataaatatatcaaattgtactatatattattttattatatttatatattttaaacccATATTGGCAATTTTAGGTTCTATAACAAAATTCCTTTAACatgtaaatttgattttcgttaattccaaaaatattttatttacgatatacacacaaaatactccactatataattataaacaatttgtgttACCTAAAATGTCACcacacaaaaagcacaaacaacaaacaaagaaacactaaacaaacacagacacacaagtattacttcaatttatttttaacgcTGTATAGTATAATTTTTAGGCTGCTTTTTGTtagacaaaacaaattttcc
This window of the Drosophila albomicans strain 15112-1751.03 chromosome 2L, ASM965048v2, whole genome shotgun sequence genome carries:
- the LOC117564833 gene encoding calmodulin-lysine N-methyltransferase, producing MSANLVQKKSNRNRNRKTKLSSNYEKQEKEAEEEQQQQLQQQQQQQTERKLTRTSPTHIATISLMLQYDIDNTLNALKEHTHSKTRQRNALMDLATNNHSNSSNSHNNNCNHNKDEDNNLEEMPSQTPISAGSPSVEEELEMEDIVTGKTCVGVSNGFMPPTPPATPNLQNTAQKRWRILAKVLRKDSEETVSSSSDEFSEEQTASVRRFKSFDLLRQDSFEDHVSLKCLGKTENWYKYRMQLHNDIEYSVNIHHMERQLTANDLMGFNNTGNICVWPSEEALTALVLSDLAAYRGKWILELGGGFTSLAGLMLAKYAKPYAVHLTDGNEVSVENVRKTVCLNELSCYTKCSVLKWQESAARAHAEQDKFEYILCADCLFFDEARSALVDTIWYYLAPHGIALIMAPRRGRTLNVFRDECVARGFRVELATRYNETIWQRHLQLKTDSALYDEDLHYPLLLRLCKSHS